Proteins encoded by one window of Musa acuminata AAA Group cultivar baxijiao chromosome BXJ2-9, Cavendish_Baxijiao_AAA, whole genome shotgun sequence:
- the LOC135622964 gene encoding H/ACA ribonucleoprotein complex non-core subunit NAF1-like has protein sequence MVRPWSPPLSHREEPPSPVNFDDLDSFLADFDPVKEWLVDPDQFFMLGDEAKVPDPTGLDPNKVESAGPLDTDDFATKRSYPGAKEEILCSSIDERMQNVSLVEGSDGNANNVTALEGAASEATAKIDAGEANVAMMSSGAGGSKERDVANGCTALTKANGANEAHAASGLVKDEESSGTESDGSEVEDDDTDRSDSSSSSEEEDDDDESDSNSNRERGMDAEGEIEEGEIRDTDREEMFIGSEEEEEVVKGPIKSKNEVENLPPVPKIEVLLEPHHRTLPVGVISAMLDNKVIVEGSEKHNPLNEGSILWITEMRLPLGFVDEIFGPVKNPFYVVRYNSDMEVPAGISVGTSVSFVVEFATCIINHKELCRKAYDASGENDEELNEEVEFSDDEKETEYKKSLRLSKRENNDRRKGNQESFVNKRKFRGASIQKDIPPAFDHVPDVVDRPLTSVAGPVQPPVIAGNLGCSDYGSFGAGNTCVSSPSTIPVIPLAAQMSSSLGLLPQQLQQQLNALWLNGLPHQQQQHIGLQGGFPVNMLPGQQLVNQAYNQLHQNQFFNSFPTGMPFQQQFVPSIQAPANIPWLGGLMRPSMAPPGSMWSGDLGQETSGNMQMQGAPISSNEHNFGRPPLANAPRTQRPPRNLGRGRTSFRGKKPHHRGGYHSYGRGS, from the exons ATGGTGAGGCCGTGGAGTCCTCCGCTTAGCCATCGGGAGGAGCCCCCTTCCCCTGTCAACTTCGACGACCTTGATTCGTTTCTCGCCGACTTCGACCCCGTCAAGGAGTGGCTCGTCGATCCCGACCAATTCTTCATGTTGGGGGACGAAGCCAAGGTGCCCGACCCCACTGGCTTGGACCCGAACAAGGTCGAATCCGCGGGTCCTCTCGATACTGATGATTTTGCGACCAAAAGATCCTATCCTGGGgcaaaagaagagatcttgtgctCCTCGATCGATGAGAGGATGCAAAATGTGAGCTTGGTAGAAGGTTCTGATGGAAACGCTAATAATGTTACGGCCTTGGAAGGAGCGGCATCGGAGGCAACGGCTAAAATTGACGCAGGCGAAGCTAATGTGGCCATGATGAGCTCTGGTGCTGGTGGTAGTAAAGAAAGGGATGTAGCTAATGGATGTACCGCATTGACGAAGGCCAATGGAGCCAATGAAGCTCATGCGGCTAGTGGTTTGGTCAAGGACGAAGAAAGTAGTGGAACGGAATCGGATGGGTCCGAAGTAGAGGACGATGATACAGACAGAAGTGACTCTTCGTCAAGCagtgaagaagaagatgacgacGATGAATCTGACAGCAATTCTAACAGAGAAAGAGGCATGGATGCTGAGGGAGAGATTGAAGAGGGTGAAATTAGGGACACTGATCGAGAGGAGATGTTTATAGGaagtgaagaggaagaagaggtcgTGAAAGGGCCCATCAAGTCAAAAAATGAAGTTGAG AATCTTCCACCAGTTCCTAAAATTGAAGTTCTTTTGGAACCACACCATCGGACATTGCCTGTTGGAGTAATTTCAGCT ATGTTGGATAACAAAGTTATTGTTGAGGGTTCAGAGAAGCACAACCCTCTGAATGAGGGTTCCATTCTTTGGATAACAGAAATGAGATTGCCTTTAGGTTTTGTTGATGAAATATTTGGACCAGTAAAAAATCCCTTCTATGTTGTGAGATATAATTCCGACATGGAAGTACCTGCTGGGATCAGTGTGGGTACTTCTGTATCTTTCGTCGTGGAGTTTGCCACTTGCATCATCAACCATAAGGAGCTATGTAGGAAAGCATATGATGCATCAGGTGAAAATGACGAAGAgctcaatgaagaagtggaattcTCTGATGATGAGAAGGAAACCGAGTATAAGAAATCTCTTCGCTTGTCAAAGAGGGAGAATAATGATAGGCGAAAAGGAAATCAAGAATCATTTgttaataaaagaaaattcagaGGTGCTAGTATACAAAAGGATATCCCCCCTGCATTTGATCATGTACCAGATGTTGTGGACCGACCTTTGACCAGTGTTGCAGGTCCTGTTCAGCCACCTGTAATAGCTGGTAATCTTGGTTGCAGTGACTATGGTTCTTTTGGAGCTGGAAATACATGTGTTAGTTCTCCTTCCACAATACCAGTGATTCCACTGGCAGCACAAATGAGTAGCTCGTTGGGTCTTCTTCCACAGCAGTTGCAGCAGCAACTTAATGCACTTTGGCTAAATGGATTGCCACATCAGCAGCAACAACATATAGGCTTACAAGGAGGATTTCCAGTTAATATGCTGCCAGGCCAGCAGCTGGTGAATCAAGCTTACAATCAGCTGCATCAAAACCAGTTCTTTAATAGTTTCCCAACTGGAATGCCATTTCAACAGCAGTTCGTTCCTAGTATTCAAGCCCCTGCTAACATACCTTGGCTTGGTGGGCTAATGAGGCCTTCTATGGCACCTCCTGGGTCAATGTGGAGTGGTGATTTGGGACAAGAAACATCTGGAAATATGCAAATGCAGGGTGCCCCAATTTCTAGCAATGAGCATAACTTTGGGCGGCCGCCACTAGCTAATGCACCAAGAACGCAACGTCCTCCTAGGAATCTTGGTCGAGGGAGGACATCTTTTCGTGGTAAAAAGCCTCATCATAGAGGAGGTTATCATTCTTACGGTAGGGGTAGTTAA
- the LOC135622966 gene encoding uncharacterized protein LOC135622966: MTSNSTSCKILLLLVVVVVITGEELGVLAKSSLTCKNRWSPCFRRQIVCPKQCPDVKPSDPNAKACFLDCYSPKCEATCRGRKPKCNGVGSGCYDPRFIGGDGVVFYFHGKKNEHFSLISDRNLQINARFIGLRPEGRTRDFTWIQALGIMHDSHALTVEATRAARWTDAVDHLRFTYDGKPLEIAQGHLSAWKSSEDKVVVERTGSRNSVTITVDAVAEVSLSVVPVTKEDDEIHKYQIPSDDCFAHLEVQFRFFGLSPEVEGVLGRTYRPDFKNTAKWGVAMPVVGGEDEYRTSSLVSPDCNRCLFSPEADN, translated from the exons ATGACGAGCAACAGCACATCATGCAAAATCCTGTTGctcttggtggtggtggtggtgattacTGGCGAAGAACTTGGAGTCTTGGCCAAGAGTAGTCTGACATGCAAAAACCGGTGGAGTCCGTGCTTTCGCAGGCAGATTGTATGTCCGAAACAATGCCCGGACGTGAAGCCATCAGATCCGAACGCCAAAGCCTGCTTCTTGGACTGCTACTCCCCCAAATGTGAAGCTACCTGTCGAG GTCGAAAGCCCAAATGCAACGGCGTAGGATCCGGCTGCTACGACCCCCGTTTCATTGGTGGCGACGGTGTTGTCTTCTACTTCCATGGAAAGAAGAATGAGCACTTCAGCTTGATCTCCGATCGAAACCTCCAAATCAACGCCCGCTTCATCGGCCTCCGACCCGAGGGAAGAACCCGTGACTTCACATGGATACAAGCCCTCGGTATCATGCACGACTCCCATGCTCTCACCGTCGAGGCAACCAGAGCCGCCCGATGGACCGATGCCGTCGACCATCTTCGTTTCACGTACGATGGTAAGCCACTGGAGATCGCACAAGGCCATCTTTCCGCATGGAAGTCGTCCGAAGACAAGGTGGTGGTGGAGAGAACCGGAAGCAGGAACAGCGTTACCATTACAGTCGATGCAGTGGCGGAGGTGTCTCTAAGCGTGGTTCCGGTCACCAAGGAGGACGACGAGATCCACAAGTATCAGATACCATCTGACGACTGCTTTGCGCACTTGGAGGTTCAATTCAGATTCTTTGGTCTCTCTCCCGAGGTGGAAGGAGTTCTTGGACGAACCTACCGCCCAGACTTCAAGAACACAGCGAAATGGGGCGTAGCGATGCCGGTGGTCGGCGGAGAAGACGAGTACAGGACTTCGTCACTTGTTTCTCCAGATTGCAACCGGTGTCTTTTTTCTCCGGAGGCAGATAACTAA